From a region of the Synechococcus sp. PCC 7335 genome:
- a CDS encoding DUF433 domain-containing protein produces the protein MLDTNPPRSTQYPHIVLTPEDVPIIEGTTMKVIEVVLAQRSYGWTAEEIQINHRYLSMSQIYAALAYYWDNRQALDKDIERREDVIQKQEQVTGESAFAARLRSQGLLK, from the coding sequence ATGTTGGATACTAACCCTCCCCGCTCGACCCAATATCCTCATATCGTCCTGACGCCAGAAGACGTGCCGATTATTGAGGGCACAACGATGAAGGTAATCGAGGTTGTTTTGGCGCAGAGAAGCTATGGCTGGACAGCAGAAGAGATTCAAATCAACCACCGTTATCTGAGCATGAGTCAGATCTATGCCGCGCTGGCTTACTACTGGGATAACCGCCAAGCGCTAGATAAAGATATTGAACGCAGGGAAGACGTTATTCAAAAACAAGAGCAGGTTACCGGAGAATCAGCGTTTGCTGCTCGGCTGCGCTCTCAGGGATTACTCAAGTGA
- a CDS encoding PAS domain S-box protein: MPNRKLTEKQKEKQRNLQLLNLEQILDRQPLRVSPDTAIASVIECMGIVDSSLQPDAGTSEFEAIGRFSCALIVLADRLLGIFTERDLVRLVAEDADLSAMPISAAMTQPVKVLRRSQIGTVFTVLSYLKQNHIRQVPIVEDSGSLVGIVTQTTVRRAMQPFNFLKVRQVGDVMSTAVVTALPGQNLTAIAQQMHQRRVSCVVITEAKCQSGQSLKKPIGIITERDIVQFQAMGLPLSETLAQAVMSTPLFLVTPQDTLWSVNRMMEARHTRRLVVGDHAGRLAGIITQTSLLEPLDPLQMLEELEQLQTLSETQTERLSQANLQLQQTNQVLQKEVDERRRLESALQRANQLLEAQVGDQAAELVKANESLRLEVQDRQQAQHELEQFFVVTPNSMLCIAGLDGYFKRINPAFSQVLGYSDDELMAKPFVEFIHPDDLTATLREIQQLSEGKPTISFENRYRCKDGRYRWLNWNAIASPAEGTIYAAARDITQQRQTELALKRQYQQGQLIGNVTRRIRESLEIEEILKTAVTEVQSILNCDRVLVIEREGDASGQVIEESTLPGIKPALLGQPVSGLALAIIPDPSVPQICASGDLSQHPCTLCSHQFLNQFQIRASLEVAIYVQNQPWGLLVASQNEVARQWQPFEIELMEQLADQMGVAIAQAQLLDNLEAIVKQRTAQLTQTNERLQLEIQERISTENALKESQQQLGNILKTAGDAIISIDEAQQIVMFNQGAEKIFGYAAKEIIGEPLEKLLPDAFRRVHKQHIRSFGLASDASRQMAERSRDVFGQRQNGEEFPAEATISRSQTKTGLLFTVMLKDITERRQSEAALRRSEEQLRLTTDALPVLICYVDADQRYRFINKTYADWFGQSVEAMMGRLVREIIGDSYYQQTQPYIEKALAGQAVQYELAIAGAAGEVIDLSATYIPDQGADGKVKGFFGLISDISDRKANERLQNEFISMVSHELRTPLTSIHGSLKLMSMMIGDSNSKEKELVAIALKNTDRLGRLINDVLDLERIESGRVSMTRQDCNLAELMQHTAQAMAPMALELNVKLVVEPIDITISLDPDRIIQTLTNLLSNAIKFSPSRANVILSATEREQDVLLCTKDSGPGIPADKTELIFERFQQVDSRESRRLGGTGLGLAICKQIVLQHGGKIWVESELEKGSAFYFTLPKLRNQLP, encoded by the coding sequence ATGCCAAACAGAAAGCTGACGGAAAAGCAAAAAGAAAAGCAAAGAAACTTGCAATTGCTGAACCTAGAGCAGATTTTAGATCGCCAGCCGCTAAGGGTGTCTCCCGATACAGCGATCGCCTCTGTTATTGAATGCATGGGCATTGTCGATAGCTCGCTGCAGCCAGATGCTGGAACCAGCGAGTTTGAGGCTATCGGTCGATTTAGCTGCGCCCTAATCGTTTTAGCAGATCGGCTGCTCGGTATCTTTACAGAACGAGATTTGGTGCGGCTGGTTGCAGAAGATGCTGACCTAAGTGCAATGCCAATCTCAGCGGCGATGACTCAGCCCGTAAAGGTACTCCGGCGATCGCAGATCGGAACCGTTTTTACGGTACTGAGCTATCTAAAACAGAACCACATTCGTCAGGTTCCGATTGTAGAAGACAGCGGCTCGCTGGTCGGGATAGTGACTCAGACCACCGTGCGCCGCGCCATGCAACCTTTTAACTTTTTGAAGGTGCGGCAGGTTGGCGATGTAATGAGCACAGCGGTAGTGACCGCGCTCCCCGGTCAAAATCTGACCGCGATCGCCCAGCAAATGCATCAGCGCCGCGTCAGCTGTGTCGTAATTACGGAGGCGAAGTGTCAGTCTGGCCAATCGCTTAAGAAACCTATCGGCATCATCACCGAAAGAGACATTGTACAGTTTCAGGCAATGGGGCTACCGCTGTCTGAAACTCTCGCTCAAGCGGTGATGAGCACGCCGCTGTTTTTGGTGACCCCTCAAGATACGCTGTGGTCGGTCAATCGAATGATGGAAGCGCGGCATACGCGCCGACTGGTCGTAGGAGATCATGCGGGTAGGCTAGCTGGCATCATCACGCAAACTAGCCTACTAGAGCCACTCGATCCGCTGCAGATGCTCGAAGAATTAGAACAGCTTCAAACCCTCAGCGAAACCCAGACAGAGCGCCTTAGTCAGGCAAACTTACAGCTTCAGCAGACCAATCAAGTCCTGCAAAAAGAGGTCGATGAGCGGCGGCGTCTAGAGTCAGCATTGCAGCGGGCCAACCAGTTACTAGAAGCGCAAGTAGGCGATCAGGCCGCCGAGCTAGTCAAGGCGAATGAAAGTCTGCGCCTAGAGGTTCAAGATCGTCAGCAGGCCCAGCACGAGCTAGAGCAGTTCTTTGTAGTCACGCCCAATAGTATGCTGTGCATTGCAGGGCTAGATGGCTACTTTAAGCGGATAAATCCCGCTTTCTCACAGGTGCTGGGCTATAGCGATGATGAGCTGATGGCAAAGCCATTTGTGGAGTTTATCCATCCTGATGATTTGACTGCGACGCTGCGGGAGATTCAGCAGCTAAGTGAGGGAAAACCCACGATCTCTTTTGAGAACCGCTATCGTTGCAAAGATGGCCGCTATCGTTGGCTAAACTGGAATGCGATCGCCTCTCCGGCAGAAGGCACTATCTACGCCGCCGCGCGCGATATCACTCAACAGCGTCAGACCGAGCTAGCACTCAAGCGTCAGTATCAGCAGGGTCAGCTGATTGGCAACGTGACCCGCCGAATTCGAGAGTCTCTAGAAATAGAAGAGATTTTGAAAACGGCGGTGACTGAGGTGCAGTCGATCTTGAACTGCGATCGTGTCCTGGTGATCGAGCGCGAAGGCGACGCCAGCGGCCAGGTGATTGAAGAATCGACGCTACCGGGCATTAAGCCTGCCCTGCTTGGTCAACCAGTATCAGGTTTGGCACTGGCGATAATTCCCGATCCTAGCGTGCCGCAGATCTGCGCGAGTGGAGATCTCTCTCAGCATCCTTGTACGCTGTGTAGCCATCAGTTTTTGAACCAGTTTCAAATTCGCGCCAGCCTAGAAGTGGCTATTTATGTGCAAAATCAACCCTGGGGCCTGTTGGTCGCTAGCCAGAACGAAGTAGCGCGACAGTGGCAACCGTTTGAGATCGAGCTGATGGAACAGCTGGCCGATCAGATGGGTGTAGCGATCGCCCAGGCCCAGCTACTCGACAATCTAGAAGCCATCGTCAAACAGCGCACCGCACAGCTCACCCAAACGAACGAACGCCTGCAGCTAGAGATTCAAGAGAGAATCAGCACTGAAAACGCCCTTAAAGAAAGCCAGCAGCAGCTAGGTAATATCTTGAAAACGGCAGGTGATGCCATTATCTCTATTGACGAAGCGCAGCAGATTGTGATGTTCAACCAGGGCGCTGAGAAGATTTTTGGCTACGCCGCCAAAGAGATTATTGGCGAACCGCTAGAGAAACTGCTGCCCGATGCTTTTAGACGAGTGCATAAGCAGCACATTCGCAGCTTTGGCCTTGCATCCGACGCCTCTCGGCAAATGGCAGAGCGTAGCCGAGACGTGTTTGGTCAACGCCAGAATGGTGAAGAGTTTCCAGCGGAAGCCACTATCTCTAGAAGTCAAACCAAAACAGGCCTACTCTTTACGGTGATGCTAAAAGACATTACCGAACGGCGGCAGTCAGAGGCGGCGCTGCGGCGTAGCGAAGAACAGCTTAGGCTAACTACAGATGCGCTGCCTGTGCTGATTTGCTACGTAGATGCAGACCAACGCTATCGGTTTATCAACAAAACCTATGCAGACTGGTTTGGCCAATCGGTAGAGGCGATGATGGGTCGTTTGGTTCGAGAGATTATCGGCGACAGCTACTATCAACAGACTCAGCCCTACATCGAAAAAGCTTTGGCTGGGCAAGCGGTGCAGTACGAGCTAGCGATTGCCGGAGCAGCGGGCGAAGTGATCGATTTGTCTGCTACCTACATTCCTGATCAAGGCGCTGATGGAAAAGTAAAAGGGTTCTTTGGTTTGATTAGTGATATTAGCGATCGCAAAGCTAACGAGCGCCTTCAAAACGAGTTTATCTCGATGGTTAGCCACGAGCTGCGGACGCCGCTCACCTCTATTCACGGTTCGCTCAAGCTGATGTCGATGATGATAGGAGACTCGAACTCCAAAGAGAAAGAGTTAGTGGCGATCGCCCTCAAAAACACCGATCGCTTGGGTCGCCTAATCAACGACGTGCTAGATCTAGAGCGCATCGAGTCGGGCCGCGTTAGCATGACCCGGCAAGACTGCAATTTGGCAGAGCTAATGCAGCATACCGCTCAGGCGATGGCGCCAATGGCCCTTGAGCTAAATGTCAAATTAGTAGTCGAGCCTATCGATATCACTATCTCTCTTGATCCAGATCGCATCATTCAAACGCTGACTAATTTGCTGAGTAACGCGATCAAATTCTCTCCTTCTAGAGCCAATGTGATACTGAGCGCAACAGAACGAGAACAAGATGTTTTGCTCTGCACTAAGGATAGCGGCCCTGGCATTCCCGCCGATAAAACAGAGCTGATCTTTGAGCGCTTTCAACAGGTGGATTCGAGAGAGTCGCGGCGGCTAGGCGGCACGGGGCTAGGCTTAGCGATTTGCAAACAAATTGTGCTACAGCACGGCGGCAAAATTTGGGTGGAAAGCGAACTTGAAAAAGGGAGCGCTTTTTATTTCACGCTACCTAAGTTGCGCAATCAGCTGCCATAG
- a CDS encoding GNAT family N-acetyltransferase: MSYSISTDKHRLDAATIHDFLCNRSYWAKGRQLEAVQASIENSVCFGAYDSGGNTVGFGRVITDKTTFAYISDVFVLEEHRGNGIGQLIIEHMMQHPELQVEQWMLITADAHSLYRRFGFKIPKSVAKYMSQQRGASDG, translated from the coding sequence GTGAGCTATTCGATATCAACAGACAAGCATAGGTTGGATGCAGCGACTATCCATGACTTTCTTTGCAATCGTTCCTACTGGGCAAAAGGGCGGCAACTTGAAGCTGTTCAAGCATCTATCGAAAACTCAGTTTGCTTTGGAGCATATGATAGCGGTGGCAATACTGTTGGTTTTGGCAGAGTCATCACAGATAAAACGACTTTTGCTTACATCTCAGATGTCTTTGTATTAGAAGAGCATAGAGGAAACGGCATCGGGCAGCTCATAATCGAACACATGATGCAGCATCCTGAGCTTCAAGTTGAGCAGTGGATGCTTATTACAGCAGATGCTCATAGCTTATATCGAAGATTTGGCTTCAAGATTCCGAAGTCCGTTGCCAAATATATGAGCCAGCAAAGAGGTGCGTCGGACGGATAG
- a CDS encoding YHYH domain-containing protein, whose protein sequence is MGVPAAGGCHTNRSTGDYHCHNGGSSSSEASRPS, encoded by the coding sequence CTGGGCGTACCAGCAGCAGGCGGGTGCCATACCAATCGCAGTACAGGCGATTACCACTGTCATAACGGCGGCTCGTCTAGCTCAGAAGCTTCGAGGCCCAGTTAG
- a CDS encoding alpha/beta fold hydrolase, translating into MTHRIDDQITLNDSRTLAYAEYGIPNGNAVLHFHGSPSSRIEGTLASANSIAERLGLRLIFPDRPGFGRSDFKAARTLLDWTEDVVELADQLNIDKFAVVGLSGGVPHALACAYKLPHRLSVVGLISGISPPHTPNRFEGVSRSNKMQILIARRLPWLLRLLFWQTRKALLRDPDSVIDELIRELSKPDEFVRTE; encoded by the coding sequence ATGACTCACCGTATTGATGACCAGATCACGCTGAATGACAGCCGTACTCTTGCATACGCGGAGTACGGGATACCCAACGGCAATGCAGTTCTACACTTTCATGGCTCTCCTAGCTCTCGGATAGAAGGCACCTTAGCCAGTGCTAACAGCATCGCTGAACGTCTCGGACTGCGTTTGATTTTCCCAGACCGTCCAGGGTTTGGACGCTCAGACTTCAAGGCTGCTCGAACGCTGCTTGACTGGACGGAAGATGTCGTTGAGCTAGCCGACCAGCTCAACATAGACAAGTTCGCAGTCGTTGGACTTTCAGGCGGTGTTCCTCATGCACTCGCCTGCGCCTACAAGCTTCCTCACCGTCTCAGTGTTGTCGGACTCATAAGCGGTATCAGTCCACCTCATACGCCTAACCGCTTTGAAGGGGTTAGCCGCTCTAACAAAATGCAGATTCTGATTGCGCGTAGGTTACCTTGGCTGCTAAGGCTGCTTTTCTGGCAAACTAGGAAAGCACTGCTACGTGACCCGGATAGCGTCATCGACGAACTTATCCGTGAATTATCTAAACCGGATGAATTTGTCAGGACTGAGTAG
- a CDS encoding response regulator, with protein sequence MTRQILVVDDDDSILTIVKLSLEFCEGWVVSTIDSATEAIALAESECPDAIVLDVMMPELNGAEVLQALRSKPATQDIPIIFLTAKADRKQHQSLKDLGAAGVLVKPFEPDMIADQIKTLLHWSD encoded by the coding sequence ATGACCCGACAGATTTTAGTGGTTGACGACGACGACTCGATCTTAACAATCGTCAAGTTGTCGTTGGAGTTTTGTGAAGGATGGGTCGTTTCAACGATTGATTCGGCCACAGAGGCGATCGCGCTGGCCGAATCTGAATGCCCTGACGCGATTGTGCTCGATGTGATGATGCCCGAGCTGAATGGCGCGGAAGTCCTTCAAGCACTGCGCTCTAAACCCGCAACACAAGACATTCCGATTATCTTTCTGACTGCAAAGGCAGACCGAAAGCAACATCAGTCACTTAAAGATCTTGGCGCAGCTGGTGTTTTGGTAAAGCCTTTTGAGCCAGATATGATTGCCGACCAGATCAAGACACTGCTTCACTGGTCGGACTAG
- a CDS encoding CBS domain-containing protein: protein MWTVADIMTKTVFTIRSTAKVQQAIALMQGKQVRSLVVEREVAGGAYGIITERDIVYKVTAAGMDPANVMVGEIMQSDCAVTSPQLSLPTVARELRDKGLQRLPVVEDGMMVGVVSISDIVMKSDVTSVDLPKDFAHSVEVALRHQRLHWNEAGQTDPETEIAQRILSELNAEEAER from the coding sequence ATGTGGACTGTTGCCGATATTATGACCAAGACCGTGTTTACGATTCGGAGCACTGCTAAGGTGCAGCAGGCGATCGCACTTATGCAAGGAAAACAGGTGCGATCGCTTGTCGTTGAGCGGGAAGTCGCAGGCGGTGCCTATGGCATCATCACCGAGCGAGACATTGTTTATAAAGTAACCGCTGCTGGCATGGACCCAGCCAATGTCATGGTCGGTGAGATTATGCAGTCAGACTGCGCAGTGACCTCACCGCAACTAAGCTTGCCAACAGTGGCTAGAGAACTGCGCGACAAAGGGCTACAGCGACTGCCTGTCGTCGAAGACGGGATGATGGTAGGCGTTGTTTCGATTAGCGATATTGTGATGAAAAGCGATGTAACCTCGGTTGATTTGCCAAAGGACTTCGCCCATAGTGTAGAAGTAGCCTTGCGACATCAGCGGCTACACTGGAACGAAGCCGGACAGACAGACCCAGAGACTGAAATAGCGCAGCGTATCTTGTCCGAGCTGAACGCGGAGGAGGCTGAGCGCTGA
- a CDS encoding YetF domain-containing protein: MHKMIKARPALLAHDGNYIEDAMVKERVTKDEMLAALREAGLYDIEDAKWIILETDATLSVIPRKDKDYSDAQLESVIGFPPKV, translated from the coding sequence ATGCATAAGATGATCAAAGCTCGTCCCGCCTTACTGGCGCACGACGGTAACTACATAGAGGACGCTATGGTCAAGGAAAGGGTTACCAAGGACGAGATGCTAGCCGCCTTGAGAGAGGCCGGACTCTATGATATCGAAGACGCCAAGTGGATCATTCTGGAAACTGATGCCACCCTAAGCGTCATTCCTCGAAAAGACAAAGACTATTCAGATGCTCAGCTAGAGAGTGTCATTGGGTTTCCGCCAAAGGTATAG
- a CDS encoding IS6 family transposase: MFRCKRCRRTFNQRTDTPFNFVEVPTDIIFQVLLCRVRYKLSYRDVAEFFLLRGFQFTHETARDWEERFLPHFTEQIRTKRKGKVGKLWMIDETYVKVCGQWCYLYRGIDEDGNLVDVRLSKTRDMAGTKAFFAQAIDLHEDAPDKVATDGLASYPRAIEEDLGEKVQHEVRPCTANPVEQSHRRIKRRYYPTLGFGEFEAAQRFCRAVDEVGNFLRPRSRMAEFVCLGDRRAQLLKGVEELEDLFQAS, encoded by the coding sequence ATGTTTCGCTGCAAACGCTGTCGCCGGACGTTCAATCAGCGCACAGATACGCCATTTAATTTTGTGGAAGTCCCAACAGACATTATCTTCCAGGTGTTGCTCTGCCGCGTCCGCTATAAGCTCAGCTATCGGGATGTGGCTGAGTTCTTTTTGCTTAGAGGCTTTCAGTTTACCCACGAAACTGCAAGGGATTGGGAGGAACGTTTCCTACCTCATTTTACAGAGCAGATTAGAACAAAGCGAAAGGGCAAAGTCGGCAAATTATGGATGATTGACGAGACTTACGTGAAAGTCTGTGGGCAGTGGTGCTACCTCTACCGAGGCATTGATGAAGATGGCAATCTGGTAGACGTTCGCCTTAGCAAAACTCGCGACATGGCTGGCACCAAAGCCTTCTTTGCTCAAGCCATCGATCTGCACGAGGACGCTCCTGACAAGGTCGCGACCGATGGCTTAGCATCTTACCCACGGGCGATTGAAGAAGACTTAGGTGAGAAAGTTCAGCATGAAGTCCGCCCCTGCACAGCCAATCCAGTTGAACAAAGTCATCGGCGCATCAAACGCCGCTATTATCCAACCCTGGGGTTCGGTGAGTTTGAGGCTGCGCAGAGATTTTGCAGAGCAGTCGATGAAGTTGGCAACTTCCTGAGGCCTCGTAGCCGAATGGCAGAATTCGTGTGCCTTGGCGATCGCAGAGCGCAGTTACTGAAGGGAGTTGAAGAATTGGAAGATCTGTTCCAAGCTTCCTAA
- a CDS encoding response regulator, with the protein MRKQMPVEIVGKLMNGPADVRLPKDSMRILLVDDDAALMDILAEQLIKQRYVVDIATDGESAEECVNLFSYDFIILDMGLPDIEGISLCQRLRQQKITSPILMLTAEDNSKAKVKALNAGADDYVVKPFDFEELFARIRALRRRDNNTLAAVLQQGDLRVDPNTFEVFYQDRPLRVTPKEYTMLELFLRHPNQVFSIDAIIDNLWSFEDPPSEDAVRTHVKGLRQKLKAGGAPKDFIQTVYGLGYRLKAIKPGMAVTFSASQAASKSNRSSQPMLMQAIAAAWEKHQNTIQERLDVLEATAAAVKAGQLSAELQAAGRSQAHKLAGSMGCFGFAEGSRIARELEQLLKLESPLTQPQGLHFSALVSNLREQIKHSSSAQIAADATASAPQILAVGAPSALHAELEAAAIAAGLRCAIALDYKEAIATVKEQSLTGLLLWTEAESFDEAVTLLAAVAKQKSETSTTVITDIQDFGQRLQLVQQGADVLLKGSASAGHAVETVQQALKAAGKSLKVVAIDDDPQVLALLQTILSPWGFQTTALENADRLFDTLESVRPDLLLIDVEMPETNGLEICRVLRADERWQQLPILFLSVHDEDHTQHQAFNVGADDFISKTTMATELPTRLINRLKRTGRAVPALL; encoded by the coding sequence ATGCGTAAGCAAATGCCGGTAGAGATCGTTGGTAAACTGATGAATGGCCCCGCCGATGTTCGCTTACCGAAAGACTCTATGCGCATATTGCTAGTTGATGATGATGCCGCCTTAATGGATATTTTGGCCGAGCAATTGATTAAGCAACGCTATGTGGTGGATATTGCCACCGATGGCGAGAGCGCCGAAGAATGTGTGAATCTGTTTTCCTATGATTTCATCATTCTCGATATGGGACTGCCAGACATAGAAGGAATCTCGCTTTGTCAGCGACTGCGACAGCAAAAAATTACTAGCCCCATTTTAATGTTGACAGCTGAAGACAATAGTAAAGCGAAGGTAAAAGCGCTCAATGCCGGCGCTGATGACTATGTGGTCAAACCCTTTGACTTCGAGGAATTGTTCGCTCGAATTAGAGCGCTGCGGCGACGAGATAACAACACTTTAGCGGCGGTGTTGCAGCAGGGCGATCTGCGAGTGGATCCCAACACTTTTGAGGTGTTTTACCAAGATAGACCGCTGCGGGTGACGCCCAAAGAATACACTATGCTAGAGCTGTTCTTGCGCCATCCTAATCAGGTCTTTAGCATAGATGCAATTATTGACAATCTTTGGTCGTTTGAAGATCCGCCCAGTGAAGATGCGGTCAGAACGCACGTTAAAGGACTGCGTCAAAAGCTGAAGGCGGGTGGTGCACCTAAAGATTTTATCCAAACGGTGTATGGACTGGGCTATCGGCTCAAGGCTATCAAGCCAGGAATGGCTGTCACTTTCTCTGCTTCGCAGGCAGCATCGAAGTCGAACCGATCGTCCCAGCCAATGCTGATGCAGGCGATCGCGGCTGCCTGGGAAAAACATCAAAACACCATACAAGAACGCCTCGATGTTCTAGAGGCTACCGCTGCGGCAGTCAAAGCTGGCCAGCTCAGCGCCGAGCTGCAGGCGGCGGGGCGATCGCAGGCTCATAAGCTGGCGGGCTCTATGGGCTGCTTTGGCTTTGCAGAAGGCTCGCGCATCGCCCGCGAATTAGAACAATTGCTAAAGCTAGAGAGTCCTTTGACCCAGCCGCAAGGGCTTCACTTTTCAGCTTTGGTCAGCAACTTGCGCGAGCAGATAAAGCACAGTTCTAGCGCTCAGATCGCAGCGGACGCAACGGCTAGCGCTCCTCAAATTTTGGCAGTCGGTGCGCCATCAGCATTGCATGCAGAGCTAGAGGCAGCGGCAATCGCGGCTGGGCTCAGATGCGCGATTGCCTTAGACTACAAAGAAGCTATCGCGACCGTAAAGGAACAATCCCTAACGGGCTTATTGCTTTGGACAGAGGCAGAGAGTTTTGATGAAGCGGTGACGCTGTTGGCTGCGGTGGCAAAACAGAAGAGTGAGACCTCGACCACGGTGATCACCGACATCCAAGACTTTGGCCAGAGGCTCCAGCTAGTCCAACAGGGCGCTGACGTTCTTCTTAAAGGATCGGCCTCTGCTGGCCACGCCGTAGAAACGGTTCAGCAAGCTCTAAAGGCAGCAGGCAAGTCGCTCAAGGTAGTTGCCATCGATGACGACCCACAAGTGCTAGCACTGCTACAAACTATTTTGTCGCCTTGGGGCTTTCAAACCACGGCGTTAGAGAATGCAGATCGGCTCTTTGACACGCTAGAATCAGTCCGGCCAGACCTGCTGCTAATCGATGTCGAGATGCCTGAGACCAATGGTCTAGAGATCTGCCGCGTCCTGCGAGCGGACGAAAGATGGCAGCAGCTACCCATCTTATTTCTAAGCGTTCACGATGAAGACCATACACAGCATCAGGCATTCAATGTCGGTGCCGACGACTTCATCAGTAAAACAACTATGGCAACAGAGCTGCCAACAAGACTGATCAACCGACTAAAGCGGACGGGTAGAGCTGTGCCGGCGCTGCTGTAG